DNA from Mycobacterium bourgelatii:
GCACGTCGGCCGGCCGGTCAGGCAATGTCGCCTATCTGCTCTGCAACCCGCACAACCCGACGGGTGCGGTACACACCGCCGACGAGTTGCGCGGGGTCGCCGAGCGCGCCCGACACTTCGACGTCCGCCTGGTTTCCGACGAGATCCACGCCCCGCTGGTGCTGAGCGGCGCGCGTTTCACCCCGTATCTGACGGTGCCGGGCGGCGAGAACGCCTTCGCGCTGATATCGGCCTCCAAGGCGTGGAATCTCAGCGGCCTCAAGGCGGCGCTGGCCATCGCCGGGCCCGAGGCCGCCGACGACCTGCGCAGGATGCCCGAAGAAGTCGGCCACGGCCCCAGCCACCTCGGTATCATCGCGCACGCCGAAGCCTTCCGCAGCGGCGGCGACTGGCTCGACGCGCTGCTGCAGGGGCTGGACGCGAACCGAACCCTGCTGGCCGAGCTCACCGCGGAGCATCTGCCTGGAATTCACCTGCTCCGACCGCAGGGCACCTACCTGGCGTGGCTGGATTGCCGCGCGCTCGGCATCGAGGAAGCCAAGTCCGAGGGCCTGGCCGTGGTGTCCGATCTCGCCGGTCCGGCCCGCTGGTTCCTGGACCACGCCCGCGTGGCGCTCAGTTCCGGCCACGTGTTCGGCACCGGCGGCAGCGGGCACGTGCGGGTCAACTTCGCGACGTCACGAGCCATCCTCACCGAAGCCATCACCCGCATGGGCCGAGCCCTCAGAACATTCCTGTATTGACATGTCACTGTCGACATGACAATATCGACACGTCATAAACGGAACGTCGGTCACTCGAGGAGTTGAAAATGAACGACAGCACCCGCCCCCACGACGCGCCGGCGTCCCACACCACCGAGACGAACGCTCAGCCGGAACGCCGCAGCATCGGCGACACGATTG
Protein-coding regions in this window:
- a CDS encoding MalY/PatB family protein; the protein is MKWRRHPADVLPLWVAEMDVHLAPTVAEALHRAIDDGDTGYPHGKVYAKAVREFASRRWHWDDIAISRTAVVPDVMLGIVEVLRLVTERGDTVIVNSPVYAPFYAFVSHDGRRVVEAPLGEDGRLDLAALEEAFAQARTSAGRSGNVAYLLCNPHNPTGAVHTADELRGVAERARHFDVRLVSDEIHAPLVLSGARFTPYLTVPGGENAFALISASKAWNLSGLKAALAIAGPEAADDLRRMPEEVGHGPSHLGIIAHAEAFRSGGDWLDALLQGLDANRTLLAELTAEHLPGIHLLRPQGTYLAWLDCRALGIEEAKSEGLAVVSDLAGPARWFLDHARVALSSGHVFGTGGSGHVRVNFATSRAILTEAITRMGRALRTFLY